A genome region from Brassica oleracea var. oleracea cultivar TO1000 chromosome C2, BOL, whole genome shotgun sequence includes the following:
- the LOC106327135 gene encoding cyclin-dependent kinase B2-1-like isoform X1, with amino-acid sequence MYQLCKGIAFCHGHGVLHRDLKPHNLLMDPKTMRLKIADLGLARAFTLPMKKYNHEWVLNARSSIFRKSTRTYLVSGIL; translated from the exons ATGTACCAACTCTGCAAAGGAATCGCATTCTGCCATGGCCACGGTGTGCTGCACAG AGATCTGAAGCCTCACAATCTCTTGATGGATCCCAAGACGATGAGGCTCAAGATTGCAGATCTTGGTTTAGCCAGAGCCTTCACTCTCCCTATGAAGAAGTATAACCATGA GTGGGTATTGAATGCTAGAAGCTCTATATTCAGGAAAAGCACCAGGACTTACCTGGTATCAG GCATACTTTGA
- the LOC106327135 gene encoding cyclin-dependent kinase B2-1-like isoform X2, whose amino-acid sequence MYQLCKGIAFCHGHGVLHRDLKPHNLLMDPKTMRLKIADLGLARAFTLPMKKWVLNARSSIFRKSTRTYLVSGIL is encoded by the exons ATGTACCAACTCTGCAAAGGAATCGCATTCTGCCATGGCCACGGTGTGCTGCACAG AGATCTGAAGCCTCACAATCTCTTGATGGATCCCAAGACGATGAGGCTCAAGATTGCAGATCTTGGTTTAGCCAGAGCCTTCACTCTCCCTATGAAGAA GTGGGTATTGAATGCTAGAAGCTCTATATTCAGGAAAAGCACCAGGACTTACCTGGTATCAG GCATACTTTGA